The following are encoded in a window of Manihot esculenta cultivar AM560-2 chromosome 8, M.esculenta_v8, whole genome shotgun sequence genomic DNA:
- the LOC110621206 gene encoding E3 ubiquitin-protein ligase At4g11680 isoform X2 has product MDQDARHGGGGTAYSLLRHQTLSTALSLPHHTIFLGDCADPRSDGLDNETSSSFDSHNNSNNNYYFSKPIMVLDLIWNLAFVAVSVAVLFSASKEKPSTPLRIWVSGYSLQCLLHVAFVYFQHQNRRRIDRDDGDGGRVRIEVPPSSQTHSSVMKRLDAISTMISSIWWVIGFYWILVGGQTLLQDSPRLYWRGASEEDIRSLPKYRYCQENQLRALDNDRKGELLEERAGSSKTSAANELALLPEDSECCICLSRYVDGVELYTLPCNHHFHCVCISKWLQINATCPLCKFNIRRG; this is encoded by the exons ATGGACCAAGATGCCAGACATGGTGGGGGTGGAACTGCTTATTCTCTACTCCGCCACCAAACACTAAGCACCGCTCTTTCACTCCCCCACCACACGATCTTCCTTGGGGACTGTGCCGATCCCCGATCCGACGGTCTTGACAATGAAACCAGCTCCAGCTTTGACAGCCACAATAATAGCAACAACAACTACTACTTCTCGAAGCCCATAATGGTGCTTGACCTCATATGGAACCTGGCCTTTGTAGCGGTGTCAGTGGCGGTGCTATTTTCTGCCTCCAAAGAGAAGCCATCTACCCCTTTGAGGATTTGGGTGTCCGGCTACTCTTTGCAGTGTCTTTTGCACGTGGCTTTCGTGTATTTTCAGCATCAAAATAGGAGGAGAATTGATCGTGATGATGGTGATGGTGGTCGTGTGCGCATTGAGGTACCACCATCCTCGCAGACTCACAGCAG CGTTATGAAAAGGTTGGACGCCATCAGTACAATGATATCTTCTATCTGGTGGGTGATTGGTTTTTATTGGATCCTCGTAGGTGGCCAAACACTTTTGCAAGATTCTCCTCGTCTGTATTG GAGAGGAGCATCTGAAGAAGATATAAGGAGTCTTCCCAAATATAGATACTGCCAAGAAAATCAATTAAGGGCATTGGACAATGATAGGAAAGGAGAATTGCTTGAAGAGAGGGCAGGGTCCAGCAAGACAAGTGCTGCTAatgaacttgctcttcttccaGAGGATTCT GAGTGTTGTATCTGCCTGTCAAGATATGTAGATGGCGTAGAGCTTTATACCCTTCCTTGTAACCACCACTTCCATTGTGTGTGCATTAGCAAATGGCTCCAAATTAATGCCACCTGCCCCCTCTGCAAATTCAACATTCGCAGGGGATGA
- the LOC110621206 gene encoding E3 ubiquitin-protein ligase At4g11680 isoform X1, producing MDQDARHGGGGTAYSLLRHQTLSTALSLPHHTIFLGDCADPRSDGLDNETSSSFDSHNNSNNNYYFSKPIMVLDLIWNLAFVAVSVAVLFSASKEKPSTPLRIWVSGYSLQCLLHVAFVYFQHQNRRRIDRDDGDGGRVRIEVPPSSQTHSSVMKRLDAISTMISSIWWVIGFYWILVGGQTLLQDSPRLYWLTVLFLAFDVFFIIFCIGTACIIFFAIFCCIPILAIAYAVVIRRGASEEDIRSLPKYRYCQENQLRALDNDRKGELLEERAGSSKTSAANELALLPEDSECCICLSRYVDGVELYTLPCNHHFHCVCISKWLQINATCPLCKFNIRRG from the exons ATGGACCAAGATGCCAGACATGGTGGGGGTGGAACTGCTTATTCTCTACTCCGCCACCAAACACTAAGCACCGCTCTTTCACTCCCCCACCACACGATCTTCCTTGGGGACTGTGCCGATCCCCGATCCGACGGTCTTGACAATGAAACCAGCTCCAGCTTTGACAGCCACAATAATAGCAACAACAACTACTACTTCTCGAAGCCCATAATGGTGCTTGACCTCATATGGAACCTGGCCTTTGTAGCGGTGTCAGTGGCGGTGCTATTTTCTGCCTCCAAAGAGAAGCCATCTACCCCTTTGAGGATTTGGGTGTCCGGCTACTCTTTGCAGTGTCTTTTGCACGTGGCTTTCGTGTATTTTCAGCATCAAAATAGGAGGAGAATTGATCGTGATGATGGTGATGGTGGTCGTGTGCGCATTGAGGTACCACCATCCTCGCAGACTCACAGCAG CGTTATGAAAAGGTTGGACGCCATCAGTACAATGATATCTTCTATCTGGTGGGTGATTGGTTTTTATTGGATCCTCGTAGGTGGCCAAACACTTTTGCAAGATTCTCCTCGTCTGTATTG GTTAACGGTGCTTTTTCTGGCCTTTGACGTGTTCTTTATAATATTTTGCATTGGGACGGCGTGTATCATTTTCTTTGCTATTTTTTGCTGCATTCCAATTTTAGCAATAGCTTATGCTGTTGTAATTAGGAGAGGAGCATCTGAAGAAGATATAAGGAGTCTTCCCAAATATAGATACTGCCAAGAAAATCAATTAAGGGCATTGGACAATGATAGGAAAGGAGAATTGCTTGAAGAGAGGGCAGGGTCCAGCAAGACAAGTGCTGCTAatgaacttgctcttcttccaGAGGATTCT GAGTGTTGTATCTGCCTGTCAAGATATGTAGATGGCGTAGAGCTTTATACCCTTCCTTGTAACCACCACTTCCATTGTGTGTGCATTAGCAAATGGCTCCAAATTAATGCCACCTGCCCCCTCTGCAAATTCAACATTCGCAGGGGATGA
- the LOC110621206 gene encoding E3 ubiquitin-protein ligase At4g11680 isoform X4, with translation MDQDARHGGGGTAYSLLRHQTLSTALSLPHHTIFLGDCADPRSDGLDNETSSSFDSHNNSNNNYYFSKPIMVLDLIWNLAFVAVSVAVLFSASKEKPSTPLRIWVSGYSLQCLLHVAFVYFQHQNRRRIDRDDGDGGRVRIEVPPSSQTHSSVMKRLDAISTMISSIWWVIGFYWILVGGQTLLQDSPRLYWLTVLFLAFDVFFIIFCIGTACIIFFAIFCCIPILAIAYAVVIRRGASEEDIRSLPKYRYCQENQLRALDNDRKGELLEERAGSSKTSAANELALLPEDSQIK, from the exons ATGGACCAAGATGCCAGACATGGTGGGGGTGGAACTGCTTATTCTCTACTCCGCCACCAAACACTAAGCACCGCTCTTTCACTCCCCCACCACACGATCTTCCTTGGGGACTGTGCCGATCCCCGATCCGACGGTCTTGACAATGAAACCAGCTCCAGCTTTGACAGCCACAATAATAGCAACAACAACTACTACTTCTCGAAGCCCATAATGGTGCTTGACCTCATATGGAACCTGGCCTTTGTAGCGGTGTCAGTGGCGGTGCTATTTTCTGCCTCCAAAGAGAAGCCATCTACCCCTTTGAGGATTTGGGTGTCCGGCTACTCTTTGCAGTGTCTTTTGCACGTGGCTTTCGTGTATTTTCAGCATCAAAATAGGAGGAGAATTGATCGTGATGATGGTGATGGTGGTCGTGTGCGCATTGAGGTACCACCATCCTCGCAGACTCACAGCAG CGTTATGAAAAGGTTGGACGCCATCAGTACAATGATATCTTCTATCTGGTGGGTGATTGGTTTTTATTGGATCCTCGTAGGTGGCCAAACACTTTTGCAAGATTCTCCTCGTCTGTATTG GTTAACGGTGCTTTTTCTGGCCTTTGACGTGTTCTTTATAATATTTTGCATTGGGACGGCGTGTATCATTTTCTTTGCTATTTTTTGCTGCATTCCAATTTTAGCAATAGCTTATGCTGTTGTAATTAGGAGAGGAGCATCTGAAGAAGATATAAGGAGTCTTCCCAAATATAGATACTGCCAAGAAAATCAATTAAGGGCATTGGACAATGATAGGAAAGGAGAATTGCTTGAAGAGAGGGCAGGGTCCAGCAAGACAAGTGCTGCTAatgaacttgctcttcttccaGAGGATTCT CAAATTAAATGA
- the LOC110621206 gene encoding E3 ubiquitin-protein ligase At4g11680 isoform X3, whose protein sequence is MDQDARHGGGGTAYSLLRHQTLSTALSLPHHTIFLGDCADPRSDGLDNETSSSFDSHNNSNNNYYFSKPIMVLDLIWNLAFVAVSVAVLFSASKEKPSTPLRIWVSGYSLQCLLHVAFVYFQHQNRRRIDRDDGDGGRVRIEVPPSSQTHSSVMKRLDAISTMISSIWWVIGFYWILVGGQTLLQDSPRLYWLTVLFLAFDVFFIIFCIGTACIIFFAIFCCIPILAIAYAVVIRRGASEEDIRSLPKYRYCQENQLRALDNDRKGELLEERAGSSKTSAANELALLPEDSQQIK, encoded by the exons ATGGACCAAGATGCCAGACATGGTGGGGGTGGAACTGCTTATTCTCTACTCCGCCACCAAACACTAAGCACCGCTCTTTCACTCCCCCACCACACGATCTTCCTTGGGGACTGTGCCGATCCCCGATCCGACGGTCTTGACAATGAAACCAGCTCCAGCTTTGACAGCCACAATAATAGCAACAACAACTACTACTTCTCGAAGCCCATAATGGTGCTTGACCTCATATGGAACCTGGCCTTTGTAGCGGTGTCAGTGGCGGTGCTATTTTCTGCCTCCAAAGAGAAGCCATCTACCCCTTTGAGGATTTGGGTGTCCGGCTACTCTTTGCAGTGTCTTTTGCACGTGGCTTTCGTGTATTTTCAGCATCAAAATAGGAGGAGAATTGATCGTGATGATGGTGATGGTGGTCGTGTGCGCATTGAGGTACCACCATCCTCGCAGACTCACAGCAG CGTTATGAAAAGGTTGGACGCCATCAGTACAATGATATCTTCTATCTGGTGGGTGATTGGTTTTTATTGGATCCTCGTAGGTGGCCAAACACTTTTGCAAGATTCTCCTCGTCTGTATTG GTTAACGGTGCTTTTTCTGGCCTTTGACGTGTTCTTTATAATATTTTGCATTGGGACGGCGTGTATCATTTTCTTTGCTATTTTTTGCTGCATTCCAATTTTAGCAATAGCTTATGCTGTTGTAATTAGGAGAGGAGCATCTGAAGAAGATATAAGGAGTCTTCCCAAATATAGATACTGCCAAGAAAATCAATTAAGGGCATTGGACAATGATAGGAAAGGAGAATTGCTTGAAGAGAGGGCAGGGTCCAGCAAGACAAGTGCTGCTAatgaacttgctcttcttccaGAGGATTCT CAGCAAATTAAATGA